From the genome of Bordetella sp. H567, one region includes:
- a CDS encoding 2-amino-4-hydroxy-6-hydroxymethyldihydropteridine diphosphokinase, with the protein MAAYGTEAAQCAPSDAAASGATAYIGLGANLGDGAETLRQALRELAATPGIGECAASPFYRSAPVDASGPDFINAVARLRTTLPPLALLDALQAIEQAHGRERPYRNAPRTLDLDLLIYGDLRLDSPRLTLPHPRMRERAFVLLPLRDLAPGMVLDGAGLDTLLARCGGQAIQPLPESPA; encoded by the coding sequence ATGGCGGCGTACGGGACAGAGGCCGCGCAATGCGCGCCGTCCGACGCCGCGGCGTCCGGTGCCACCGCCTATATCGGCCTGGGCGCCAACCTGGGCGACGGCGCGGAGACACTGCGCCAGGCCTTGCGCGAACTCGCCGCCACCCCAGGCATCGGCGAATGCGCCGCATCGCCCTTCTACCGATCCGCGCCGGTGGATGCGAGCGGCCCGGATTTCATCAACGCGGTCGCCCGCCTGCGCACCACGCTGCCGCCGCTGGCGCTGCTGGACGCGCTACAAGCGATCGAACAAGCGCATGGCCGCGAACGCCCCTATCGCAATGCCCCCCGCACGCTGGACCTGGATCTGCTGATTTACGGCGACTTGCGGCTGGACTCGCCGCGCTTGACCCTGCCGCATCCGCGCATGCGGGAACGTGCCTTCGTTCTACTGCCGCTGCGCGACCTGGCGCCGGGCATGGTGCTGGACGGTGCAGGCCTGGACACGCTGCTGGCCCGCTGCGGCGGCCAGGCCATCCAGCCCTTGCCTGAATCGCCGGCGTGA
- the pcnB gene encoding polynucleotide adenylyltransferase PcnB, whose protein sequence is MITETIKKFVARLFPARGPLRIPQERHGIDRRNVSRHAIKVCEVLRQAGYEAYLVGGAVRDLIVGIEPKDFDIATNATPEQIRPLFRRARIIGRRFQLVHVVFGQEIIETSTFRALATEDTETDEHGRILRDNVFGSQEEDAARRDFTMNALYYDPLTEIVIDYHNGVADLKKRMVRMIGDPAKRYREDPVRMLRAVRFAAKLNGAIDDDTRAPIQSMASLIENVPASRLFDEMLKLLTCGHAMDCLRQLRAVGLHHGVLPLLDVVLEQPQGEQFVELALERTDARVRAGKTISPSFLFAALLWQQVEVRWRDLCKQGELPIPALLQAADSVLDEQTEKLAIQRRFSADMREIWFMQPRFERRMGKTIYRMLEQPRFRAACDFLQLRAAAGEFDSVLAQWWMDLANADDATRAQMIDEAARAPRAKGDDAAAPRRRRSRRRSSGGGGQAVVAHGHDE, encoded by the coding sequence ATGATCACGGAAACCATAAAAAAATTCGTCGCCCGGCTATTCCCGGCACGCGGGCCGCTACGCATCCCGCAAGAGCGCCACGGCATCGACCGCCGCAACGTATCGCGGCATGCCATCAAGGTCTGTGAAGTCCTGCGCCAGGCGGGCTACGAGGCCTATCTCGTCGGGGGCGCGGTGCGCGACCTGATCGTCGGCATCGAACCCAAGGATTTCGACATCGCGACCAACGCCACGCCGGAGCAGATACGCCCGCTGTTCCGGCGCGCCCGCATCATCGGCCGCCGTTTCCAGCTGGTCCACGTGGTCTTCGGCCAGGAAATCATCGAAACGTCGACTTTCCGCGCCTTGGCCACGGAAGACACGGAAACCGACGAACACGGCCGCATCCTGCGCGACAACGTCTTCGGCAGCCAGGAAGAAGACGCGGCGCGCCGCGATTTCACCATGAACGCGCTGTACTACGACCCGCTGACGGAAATCGTCATCGATTACCACAACGGCGTCGCCGACTTGAAAAAGCGCATGGTGCGCATGATCGGCGATCCGGCCAAGCGCTATCGCGAAGACCCGGTGCGCATGCTGCGCGCGGTGCGCTTCGCGGCCAAGCTGAACGGTGCCATCGACGACGACACGCGCGCGCCCATCCAGTCCATGGCCAGCCTGATCGAAAACGTACCGGCCTCGCGCCTGTTCGACGAAATGCTCAAGCTGCTGACCTGTGGCCACGCCATGGATTGCCTGCGGCAGTTGCGGGCCGTGGGCCTGCATCACGGGGTGCTGCCCCTGCTCGACGTGGTGCTGGAACAGCCGCAGGGCGAGCAGTTCGTCGAACTGGCGCTGGAACGCACCGACGCCCGCGTGCGCGCCGGCAAGACCATCAGCCCCAGCTTCCTCTTTGCCGCGCTGTTGTGGCAGCAGGTGGAAGTCCGTTGGCGCGACCTGTGCAAGCAGGGCGAGCTGCCGATACCCGCGCTGCTGCAGGCGGCCGATTCGGTGCTGGACGAACAAACCGAAAAACTGGCCATCCAGCGCCGTTTTTCCGCCGATATGCGCGAAATCTGGTTCATGCAGCCGCGCTTCGAGCGCCGCATGGGCAAGACCATCTATCGCATGCTGGAGCAGCCTCGCTTCCGTGCCGCCTGTGACTTCCTGCAGCTGCGCGCCGCGGCCGGGGAATTCGACAGCGTGCTGGCGCAATGGTGGATGGACCTGGCCAATGCCGACGACGCCACGCGCGCCCAGATGATCGACGAGGCCGCGCGCGCGCCGCGCGCCAAGGGCGATGACGCGGCGGCGCCGCGCCGCCGGCGTTCGCGCCGCCGCAGCAGCGGTGGTGGCGGCCAGGCCGTGGTGGCGCACGGCCACGACGAGTAA
- a CDS encoding HAD family hydrolase, which translates to MTAARLALFDLDHTLLPLDSDYQWADFLARTGRAGDPDEARARNEDLMVRYNRGELTAEQSAEFMLGLLAAHTPFELALWHEQYMAEVIRPAIEGTAVRLVQEHLENGDLCAVVTATNHFVTAPISRAFGVPHLVATLPEYVAGRYTGRIAGTPSFKEGKVVRVNEWLAGMGLALADFSETFFYSDSINDVPLLEAVTRPVATNPSPALRELAQAKGWQVLDLFAHMEDAKS; encoded by the coding sequence ATGACTGCTGCACGCCTGGCCCTCTTCGATCTCGATCACACGCTGCTGCCCCTGGACAGCGATTACCAGTGGGCCGATTTCCTGGCCCGCACGGGGCGCGCCGGCGATCCGGACGAAGCGCGGGCGCGCAACGAAGACCTCATGGTTCGCTACAACCGCGGCGAGCTGACCGCGGAACAATCGGCGGAATTCATGCTGGGGCTGCTGGCCGCCCATACGCCTTTCGAACTGGCCCTGTGGCACGAGCAATACATGGCCGAGGTCATCCGTCCGGCCATCGAAGGCACCGCCGTGCGGCTGGTGCAGGAACACCTCGAAAACGGCGACCTGTGCGCGGTGGTCACCGCCACCAACCACTTCGTCACCGCGCCGATCAGCCGCGCCTTCGGCGTGCCGCACCTGGTCGCAACCCTGCCGGAATACGTCGCCGGCCGCTATACGGGCCGCATCGCGGGTACGCCCAGCTTCAAGGAAGGCAAGGTAGTGCGGGTAAACGAGTGGCTGGCCGGAATGGGCCTGGCCCTTGCGGATTTTTCCGAAACGTTTTTTTATAGCGACTCGATCAACGACGTGCCGCTGCTGGAAGCGGTCACCCGGCCGGTGGCGACCAATCCCAGTCCCGCGCTGCGCGAGCTTGCGCAGGCGAAGGGATGGCAGGTGCTGGATCTGTTTGCCCACATGGAAGATGCGAAGTCCTGA
- the hda gene encoding DnaA regulatory inactivator Hda has protein sequence MNRQLLLDVLPEPAPSLGNYIAGPNGQALDAARRLSPGGALYLWGPAGCGRSHLLRAIAGAPGGRYIGARDAAAELATLAQVNPGDPMPAIVAVDDLHRMDDAGQAALFALYNRWRESAATQHAFALAVAGDRAPLAMPLREDLRTRLGWDLVFRLDPLSDADKLAALSAQAAERGLQLAPEVINWMLTHYERDMRRLAALLDALDRYSLATRRPLTIPLLRAMLADPDTPTS, from the coding sequence ATGAACCGACAGCTGCTGCTAGACGTCCTTCCCGAGCCCGCGCCATCGCTGGGCAACTACATCGCCGGCCCCAATGGCCAGGCGCTGGACGCGGCGCGCCGCCTGTCGCCGGGGGGGGCGCTGTACCTGTGGGGTCCGGCCGGTTGCGGGCGCAGCCACCTGCTGCGCGCGATCGCGGGGGCGCCGGGGGGCCGCTATATCGGCGCCCGCGACGCCGCGGCGGAACTCGCGACCCTGGCGCAGGTCAATCCGGGCGATCCCATGCCGGCCATCGTGGCGGTGGACGACCTGCACCGCATGGACGATGCCGGGCAGGCGGCGCTGTTTGCCTTGTACAATCGCTGGCGCGAATCGGCGGCAACCCAGCATGCCTTCGCCCTGGCCGTCGCCGGCGACCGCGCCCCGTTGGCCATGCCGCTGCGCGAGGACCTGCGCACCCGGCTGGGGTGGGACCTGGTATTCCGCCTCGATCCGCTGTCCGACGCCGACAAACTGGCGGCGCTTTCCGCGCAGGCCGCCGAACGCGGCCTGCAACTGGCGCCGGAAGTCATCAACTGGATGCTCACCCATTACGAGCGCGACATGCGCCGCCTGGCCGCGCTGCTGGACGCCCTGGATCGCTATTCGCTGGCCACGCGCCGGCCCTTGACCATACCGCTGCTGCGCGCAATGCTGGCGGACCCGGATACCCCTACCTCATGA
- the purM gene encoding phosphoribosylformylglycinamidine cyclo-ligase, with product MTNQPSAPLTYRDAGVDIDAGDALVDRIKPLAARTMRPGVLAGIGGFGALFEVPGKYREPVLVSGTDGVGTKLKLAFQWNRHDTVGIDLVAMSVNDILVQGAEPLFFLDYFACGKLAVDTAAAVVGGVARGCELAGCALIGGETAEMPGMYPDGEYDLAGFAVGAVEKSAIIDGKSIRPGDAILGLASSGAHSNGYSLVRKILDRAGATPEQEFDGRTLGDAVMAPTRIYVKPVLAALARHGAAIKGLAHITGGGLVENVPRILQADVAAVLHRDAWRMPALFDWLQQQGGVADAEMHRVFNCGIGMVIVVDAAQADAVAATLREQGETVDRIGEIVARQGDAPRTVVR from the coding sequence ATGACAAATCAACCTTCCGCCCCGCTGACCTACCGCGATGCCGGTGTCGATATCGACGCGGGCGACGCCCTGGTCGACCGCATCAAGCCGCTGGCGGCCCGCACCATGCGGCCCGGCGTGCTGGCCGGCATAGGCGGCTTCGGCGCGCTGTTCGAAGTCCCCGGGAAATACCGCGAACCCGTGCTGGTGTCCGGCACGGATGGCGTGGGCACCAAGCTGAAGCTGGCCTTCCAGTGGAACCGGCACGATACCGTGGGCATCGACCTGGTGGCCATGAGCGTGAACGACATCCTGGTCCAGGGCGCCGAACCCTTGTTCTTCCTGGACTACTTCGCCTGCGGCAAGCTGGCGGTGGATACCGCCGCCGCCGTGGTCGGCGGCGTGGCCCGCGGCTGCGAACTGGCGGGCTGCGCGCTGATCGGCGGCGAAACCGCCGAAATGCCGGGCATGTATCCGGACGGCGAATACGACCTGGCCGGATTCGCCGTCGGCGCGGTCGAAAAATCCGCGATCATCGACGGCAAGTCCATCCGGCCGGGCGACGCCATCCTGGGCCTGGCCTCCAGCGGCGCGCATTCCAACGGCTATTCGCTGGTCCGCAAGATCCTGGATCGCGCCGGCGCCACGCCGGAACAGGAATTCGACGGGCGGACGCTGGGCGACGCCGTCATGGCCCCCACCCGCATTTACGTCAAGCCCGTGCTGGCGGCGCTGGCCCGCCATGGCGCGGCCATCAAGGGCCTGGCTCACATCACCGGCGGCGGCCTGGTCGAGAACGTGCCGCGCATCCTGCAGGCCGATGTGGCCGCCGTGCTGCATCGTGACGCCTGGCGGATGCCGGCCCTGTTCGATTGGCTGCAGCAGCAGGGCGGCGTGGCGGACGCGGAAATGCATCGCGTCTTCAACTGCGGAATCGGCATGGTCATCGTCGTGGACGCGGCGCAGGCCGACGCCGTGGCGGCCACCCTGCGGGAACAGGGCGAAACCGTGGACCGCATCGGCGAAATCGTTGCCCGCCAGGGCGACGCCCCGCGGACCGTGGTGCGGTAA